The window GTTCTCTCTTGCCGTGGGAATAAGTTGTATTGTGAATATCAGAAACTCAGTCTCTATATGCTCTCTCAACTGTTTCAACTCAGTCTCTATATGCTCTCTCTGTATTGTGAATATAAGTTATCTTAAACACTCTTTCAACTCTTTCAACTCAGTCTCTATATGCTCTCTCTGTATTGTGAATATAAGTTCTCTTTCAACTCTTTCAACTCAGTCTCTATATGCTCTCTCTGTATTGTGAATATAAGTTCTCTTGAACACTCTTTCAACTCACAGTCTCTATATTCAACTCACTCACAGAACACTCATCACACAACATTCTCaggtaatatttttacaatgttGTGATTAttttgctagattttttttaaagaaaaatttagaacatattaggaaaagttttgttttttcttatttgttagtgtaaatattgtgatcaatttatttgttagtatattgtgattatttgctaggttttttttaaagaaaaatttagaacatattaggaaatgttttgtttttcttatttgttagtgtaaatagtgtgattaatttatttgttagtatattgtgattatttgctatttttttttttaaattaatgttaTAACACATTTATATAAGATCATAAATctacttaagaaaaaatatctaTAATGAGTAGTAATTTAATGATTAATTGTTGGGAATATTTAGTAAATAATTGTGATTAAATTACAACAtattggggaatttttttttgttagtgtaaatattttgattaaattacaacatattggggaatttttttttttttttttttttgttagtgtgaatattgtgattaaattatttgctaagtttttttttaagaaagttaatattgtgattattgggaatatttagtaccaaatattgtgattattatgtgaaaatttGAGTACTCTAGATatgcaattttttcctttttatttttattttttcatttaagagaatatataaaacttttttggCTAAAGGTTCGAAGCTCAAAATCTTATAAatccaattattttttattttttttaaggaagttGCAACAGTAAAATTGTAACATGAAATGGTCATGACCATGACCATGAATGAATGTGTAAGGATGGTGCAGCACGAGCACGTATAGTTtgtgaaaaatttacaaatatttgGTGTTATTACCATTTGTAACATTCCAAGTTAGGAAAAAAGGAGCAGactttaaaaatagaaagagagcaAACGCTGTCCATTTCCATAGCCCTTTAGGATTTTAGGGGATTAGATATTGGCAAAAAGAATGGAGTCATTAgggtttttttagaaaataactacaaatattgtgattattgggaatatttagtaccaaatattgtgattattatgttattacaacatatgggaatatttgttttgtttgttagtgtaaatattgtgataatatgctaagttaaaaaaaaaaattaatattgtgattaattattgggaatatttagtactaaatattGTGATCAATTGTTAGGAATATTTAGTACTTTTAGGTCTTTCTCATGGATATATCATAACATTATGAGTTTGATACCTAAGATAGTAGTCTTTTtaccataaattatttcaagatatatttgtttaagatTTGTAACAGAGATTTCAATGGATAACTGGttggtatataatatttttgttcatcaTAACTTATTTGAATGGGTTTTGAAAGTCATGCCCCTAGaatgatttagaatttttaaagaatatgaaattggtaaTGACTATTTTTGTAAGATTACTAAAGGTGAGTATATGCAAATTTGGTTGAGGTTAGTATTGTTGGCATTTCATACGCAAAGttttgtgattgatgttgattgagcgttataaatttgtcactaacaCAATTGCACTTGATGATCTATAGGTTGACAAtgatctatataaatatatactacgGTGGACCCCTTAGCAATGCCAACCCTTATGATGGAGCCTCATTTCAAGGTCCGGGTATCCAGTGCTACTATATGATGATACGCCGTAAGCTAAAGACCCTGAATGAGCTGAAAGTAAAAATTATGGAAGAGTTGCAAGTGAACCCTGCTTTGCATGACATACATATTACTTTCCGTTCTCCATATGAAGTCCTCAATCAATGCATTAATTACAGATATATGGCGATAACAGAGGACAAACATGTGAAATTCATGTTTAGTAAGATGGACAAATGGAAACAAGCAGCAGATTTTGAGTTATATGTCACTTTGGAGCCTCGTGCAGAAGTCGGCGTAGAAGACGAAATTGTACAAACAACTACATCTCTACAGTTTGCAGTCCTAGATGATCAATGCACCACATTGGGAGGCTATACACCCCCTTTTCAAGAGACACCAGTAACAATTGAGAGTGAACCTGGAAATAGATATGAAGATCAATTTTGTACACATCGAGGTGAATCCTCTACAGTTCCAgtagttgaagatgaagatgaagacgaAGACTGTTCTAGGGAAGATTGTGAGGATAGAGATGAGTATGAAGAGAGGATTGACGATGGTGACTTTGACAGGGGTCTTGATGACCATGAAATTACTCACATTCCTCATGTTGATGATATGGCtgaatgtgatgaagatgatgaggaCGCTAATGCTAGAGTTCAGCATGTTACAAATACGGCCCTCGTTTATGAACCTCCTGCctcatcattttatgaaaatacttgggaaaatatggttgatcctGAAGTTGTTCAGCAATCATTTGGTTCTTGGAATGCAGACATGAATTTTGCGAAAGGGTTGATTTTTGCTAATAAAGATGCGGTGAGACGTGCATTAACAATTTACGCCGCAAAGCATAACAGAAACTTTGTGACTAGTAGGTCGACCACAAGTAGACTGTCTGTGAAATGCAGCGATGAATCATGCATGTGGTACGTTGGGGCAGTTGTGAAGCCTGAACTCGGACTATGGATGGTCACATCTTATAGGGGTCCTCATAGTTGTATGCCCCTTGCCACGGCCCTtgatggtagaatgatggaTTGTAATTTTCTAGCAGAAGAATTTGTTCCATTGTTGAAAGAGAAACACACGGCAACAATTTATCACCTCAGACATTTCATTAAAGGGAAGTATTATGGGCATATTCTTTCTTACTATAAGATATGGGATGCGAAACAACGAGGTATTGCAAAGATATTTGGGGATTGGGAAGAGTCTTACGAAAGGTTGAAAAAGTTATTATTTGCATACTGGGATCAAGAACCTGGCACCCGTTTCTGGTTTCACACCATACCCAAGGACGAGTTCGGTGATACAATATTGCGCTATATATTTTGGGCTTTCGCTCCATGCATTGCAGGATTCAGACATTGTAAGCCAGTGATCAGTATTGATGGGACCCATTTGTATGGTAAATATCGAGGGGTGTTGTTGATTGCAATGGCCACCGATGCCAACAACAAGGTTTTGCCTCTTGCCTTTGCTGTTGTGGACAAAGAGTCAGGGTCtagttgggggtggtttttAGAACGCCTCAGGAATGCACTGGGGGATGTGATAGCAGATAAGGACATCTGTATAATTTCTGACCGACATAAGGGTATTCAAAGTGCAATTGCAAACTGGCCTAGACATGATGATGGACGACAACGAGTAGTTCACagatattgccttcgacatgttgctagcaacttcaacacgCATTTTCAGGACGCCACTTTAAAGTCATTAGCCTTGAAAGCGGGGTATGCTACTAAGGAATCAAAATTTGAGCTGTACATGCAACCTATCAAGGAAGCTGAGATCGAGGCCCTTAGGAAGAAACGGAGAACCGAGCGGCAGGAAAGTGAACCCGACTCATCCATCATGCCATACACATATCTAATGAATGAGGATCTAGACAAGTGGACCCAACTACATGATGGTGGATACCGTTATGGGGCTATGACAACCAATGTCTCGGAGTGCTTCAATGGAGTACTCAAAGGTGCCCGTGGCCTACCCATTGCTGCAATGGTTGAATTCACTCATTGCAAACTTGTTGCGTATTTCCATGATCGACACAAAGAAATTACTCATGAGCTCTCAAAGGACAAGGTATGGACTAAATATGCCTTAAAAATCTATGGACACAACCTACAAAAATCAATTTCACACCAAATAAATCCGTTTAATAATCAGAATGGTATATATCAAGTAATTACTTCATACAACATCTATAGCTCTGGAGGGGGACACCATAGTTATGAAGTAAATGTAAAGGCCAGAACATGTGGTTGTGGAAAGTGGCAAATTAGAaagatcccttgttcacatgcaattaaagcTCTTCAGTACTTGGGGCAAGATGCGACTGCATATATTGACCCATGTTATAGTTTGGTGAACGCCATTCACACCTACTCACATGCATTTGTGGTGCCAAAGTCAGATTCATTGTGGAGGGATGTGGATGGTCCAAAGTGGGTGCCTGACCCAAAACTGTTGCGGGGCAAAGGTCGACCTGTGGCGTCTAGGATACGAAATGAGATGGATGGGGTCCGGCGAGAACCGGGAAGCCGGAGGCCAGATTCTGACTTGAGGGAGATTCAGCAAAAGCAGAGCTG of the Quercus robur chromosome 10, dhQueRobu3.1, whole genome shotgun sequence genome contains:
- the LOC126701831 gene encoding uncharacterized protein LOC126701831; this translates as MATDANNKVLPLAFAVVDKESGSSWGWFLERLRNALGDVIADKDICIISDRHKGIQSAIANWPRHDDGRQRVVHRYCLRHVASNFNTHFQDATLKSLALKAGYATKESKFELYMQPIKEAEIEALRKKRRTERQESEPDSSIMPYTYLMNEDLDKWTQLHDGGYRYGAMTTNVSECFNGVLKGARGLPIAAMVEFTHCKLVAYFHDRHKEITHELSKDKVWTKYALKIYGHNLQKSISHQINPFNNQNGIYQVITSYNIYSSGGGHHSYEVNVKARTCGCGKWQIRKIPCSHAIKALQYLGQDATAYIDPCYSLVNAIHTYSHAFVVPKSDSLWRDVDGPKWVPDPKLLRGKGRPVASRIRNEMDGVRREPGSRRPDSDLREIQQKQSCGLCHQHGHNRRRCPLSRGASTSSNNPN